The following proteins come from a genomic window of Rutidosis leptorrhynchoides isolate AG116_Rl617_1_P2 chromosome 10, CSIRO_AGI_Rlap_v1, whole genome shotgun sequence:
- the LOC139873398 gene encoding outer envelope membrane protein 7-like: MAKGGPTPLKSVVVVIGALAFGWAAIELAFKPWLDKARASMDKSDPAVDPDDVDVDAVAKKASDELAAVDSTAEDSAAAS, from the coding sequence ATGGCTAAAGGAGGACCAACACCGCTGAAATCAGTCGTCGTAGTAATCGGAGCCCTAGCTTTTGGTTGGGCCGCAATTGAGCTAGCTTTCAAACCATGGCTCGATAAGGCTCGTGCCTCTATGGACAAATCTGACCCTGCTGTTGATCCTGATGACGTTGATGTTGACGCCGTTGCTAAAAAAGCTTCCGATGAACTTGCTGCCGTTGATTCCACCGCTGAAGACAGCGCTGCCGCTAGCTGA
- the LOC139873663 gene encoding small nuclear ribonucleoprotein SmD1a-like, producing MKLVRFLMKLNNETVSIELKNGTVVHGTITGVDISMNTHLKTVKLTLKGKNPVTLDHLSVRGNNIRYYILPDSLNLETLLVEETPRVKPKKPTAGKPVGRGRGRGRGRGRGRGR from the exons ATGAAGCTCGTACG GTTTTTGATGAAGCTGAACAATGAAACGGTGTCGATCGAGCTAAAAAACGGAACAGTTGTTCACGGCACAATCACAG GTGTGGATATCAGTATGAATACACATTTGAAGACGGTTAAACTTACCCTCAAGGGAAAGAATCCAGTGACGCTAGATCACCTAAGTGTCAGGGGCAATAACATTCGATACTATATCTTGCCTGACAGCTTAAATCTTGAAACCCTTCTGGTCGAAGAAACACCTAGGGTTAAACCAAAGAAACCAACTGCAG GGAAACCGGTGGGACGTGGAAGAGGCCGTGGACGCGGGCGTGGTCGTGGCCGAGGCCGTTAG